The genomic interval ACAGTAGAAACCTGATTTAAGAAAGCTGAAAGGGTGCTCTTAGGAGACTCCGCGATCGCCCTCACACTCAAGCCTACAAATCAGGAATGTTCAAATCAGTTCTGATACAGAACAAAGATAGGCTAGCCAATAGCCTTAGTTAATCGGTTCCCCTCGTACTTTCCTTAATGGATAAAAGTATGGGGGGAAATCGGTGTTTGTCTAAGGCAGTTTAAGTTTAGCTAATGCCAAGATGCGTTCCCTCGACCACCCAAGGCTTAACTTTGGAAAACTACAATGGCCATAGCGTTTATGCCACCCAACGATGGACTTTCTCTGCCAGGCGATTATCTTTGACGTCGATGGGGTGCTGATTAACTCAGACCCAGTAGCAGAGCGCCACTGGCAGGCCTGGGCCGATCGCCACGGGGTTGATTTTGAGGCGATCCTCCGCATTCACCACGGTCGCCCTACGATAGCAACTATTCGCCAGGTTGCGCCCCATGTGGATGCTGCTAAGGAAGCCCACATTAAGGAAACCGCTGAGGCGGACGACACCAATGGGCTGATCCTCTACCCAGGCGCAAAAGAGCTTTTAGCTGAGCTGCCGCGCGATCGCTGGGGAGTCGCCACCAGCGGCACCCGCCGCACCGTATCCCTGCGCTTTCCCTATCTGGGCCTGCCAGAGCCCTCGGTAATGGTAACCGCCGACGATGTACAGCGGGGAAAGCCTGCACCCGATCCCTATTTATTAGCGGCTGAGCGATTGGGCGTTGCCCCAACAAATTGCCTGGTGATTGAAGATGCCCCCGCTGGGGTAGAGGCGGCCAGAGCGGCCGGGATTAGAGTAATTGCGGTGACGACAACAAACCGAGCCGAAGATTTGGGGTTGGCCGATGCGATCGCTCCCGCCCTAGCTGCTATTCAGATTAACGTTGTCTCTGATGGTCTAGTGGTGCGAATCGACTAGGAAAGATGACAGCCTTGGCTAGGCTGTGTGTTAAGGGGACGATCGCAAGAAAGGTGCGCCATTGCCTCTGCAACACCGCACCTCAAGGTCATATTTCGGATAATTTTTACGCTTGCTCCCAGAGTTCTCTAACGCCATTTTCAGGTAGCCAGGTGGCAATTTCCTGAATGCGCTCTTCGGATAGCTCTCTCTTAGTGGCGGTAAAAACGGCTTTCACAGCCTTCTTACGCTCGGCGTCTTTGTTAGTAGGGTCGCGTCGCAAACCACCTTCATTCGCTACCCGGAAGAAGAAGCGATCGGAGTCAATTTTGAAAATTCCTGGCCC from Nodosilinea sp. FACHB-141 carries:
- a CDS encoding HAD family hydrolase → MDFLCQAIIFDVDGVLINSDPVAERHWQAWADRHGVDFEAILRIHHGRPTIATIRQVAPHVDAAKEAHIKETAEADDTNGLILYPGAKELLAELPRDRWGVATSGTRRTVSLRFPYLGLPEPSVMVTADDVQRGKPAPDPYLLAAERLGVAPTNCLVIEDAPAGVEAARAAGIRVIAVTTTNRAEDLGLADAIAPALAAIQINVVSDGLVVRID